The Rhodocytophaga rosea genome has a segment encoding these proteins:
- a CDS encoding glycosyltransferase: MRRYSIIIPVYNRPDEIRELLETLTRQTYRNFEVLVIEDGSVKKCDAIVDQFSSQLDIRYFYKENSGQGFSRNYGFERATGDYFVIFDSDCLIPEHYFATVEAYLNALPLDAYGGPDRAHLSFTPVQKAISYSMTSLFTTGGIRGNKKRVGGPFHPRSFNMGLSRKVYETVGGYIITRMGEDIIYTISIIEHGFKTGLIEDAYVYHKRRTSFSQFYKQLHFFGRARINISRYFPKELKTVHTFPALFTLFCMSIPLLALFSGFLFKTALVLLGVYILLIFIDATRKNQSLQVGILSTAAVFVQLFGYGIGFLTEGWRKLTKSTK, encoded by the coding sequence TTGCGTAGATATTCTATTATTATTCCGGTATATAACCGGCCAGATGAAATCAGGGAATTACTGGAAACACTTACCCGGCAAACCTACCGGAATTTTGAGGTACTGGTGATTGAAGATGGGTCTGTGAAGAAATGTGATGCCATTGTAGACCAGTTCTCTTCACAACTCGACATCCGGTATTTTTACAAGGAAAACAGCGGACAAGGCTTTTCCCGCAACTATGGATTTGAACGGGCCACAGGCGATTATTTTGTGATTTTTGATTCTGATTGCCTTATTCCCGAACATTATTTTGCTACAGTAGAGGCTTATCTGAATGCTCTTCCGCTGGATGCCTATGGCGGTCCTGACCGGGCGCATCTAAGTTTTACACCAGTACAAAAAGCCATCAGTTATTCTATGACTTCGCTGTTTACCACTGGTGGCATCAGAGGAAATAAAAAAAGGGTAGGAGGGCCGTTTCATCCCCGAAGTTTTAATATGGGGCTCTCCCGCAAAGTATATGAAACGGTAGGCGGCTACATTATTACCCGCATGGGAGAAGATATTATTTACACCATTTCCATCATCGAACATGGCTTTAAAACCGGACTGATTGAAGATGCTTATGTATATCATAAACGGCGTACAAGTTTCAGCCAGTTTTACAAACAACTGCATTTTTTCGGACGGGCCCGCATCAATATTTCCAGGTACTTTCCCAAAGAATTAAAAACTGTTCATACTTTCCCGGCTTTGTTTACTTTATTCTGTATGAGCATTCCTTTGCTGGCTTTATTTTCCGGTTTCCTGTTTAAAACAGCGCTTGTTTTGCTGGGAGTATATATCCTGCTGATATTCATTGATGCCACCCGTAAAAATCAAAGTTTACAGGTAGGGATATTAAGCACTGCTGCGGTTTTTGTGCAGCTTTTTGGATATGGCATTGGTTTTCTTACTGAAGGCTGGCGGAAATTGACAAAATCAACGAAATAA
- a CDS encoding ThuA domain-containing protein: MRKKIVILFSVYLLAFALLFSTSLRAQSTSKKPLVVFVTGDHEYSGEFTLPLIAAELEKNYNMRVKVLKSSPDQNAEENIPGLEALKEADLAVFYLRWRRLPAEQVKYIDDYLKSGKPIMGFRTSTHSFNYPAGHPLEKWNAFGEFALGSPPGWGGKANHTHCGHECSTDVTVIPEAAKHPILKGVDPSFHVRSWLYKVIPDYPAKGATWLLMGKAVNPDKPNYADNPVAWTWKTANGARVFATTMGHPEDFQVESFQRLVINAIHWTLNKPVPDTWKGKLDINVPYRGMTKN; this comes from the coding sequence ATGAGAAAAAAAATAGTAATCCTCTTTTCTGTTTACCTACTGGCTTTTGCACTCTTATTTTCTACAAGCCTGAGGGCTCAATCTACATCTAAAAAACCACTGGTAGTATTTGTAACCGGCGATCATGAATACAGCGGTGAGTTTACTTTGCCCTTGATTGCCGCTGAACTGGAGAAGAATTATAATATGCGGGTGAAAGTGCTTAAATCTTCTCCCGACCAGAATGCAGAAGAGAATATACCCGGATTGGAAGCTTTAAAAGAGGCAGACCTGGCTGTATTTTATCTGCGTTGGAGACGTTTGCCAGCCGAGCAGGTAAAATACATTGATGATTACCTTAAATCTGGTAAACCTATTATGGGATTCCGTACCAGTACCCATTCTTTCAACTATCCGGCGGGGCATCCGCTGGAAAAATGGAATGCTTTTGGAGAATTTGCCTTAGGCTCGCCTCCCGGATGGGGTGGCAAAGCCAATCATACCCATTGTGGTCATGAGTGCAGCACCGATGTAACTGTCATTCCTGAAGCCGCCAAACATCCGATTTTGAAAGGTGTTGACCCTAGTTTTCATGTGCGTTCCTGGCTGTATAAAGTAATTCCTGATTATCCTGCGAAAGGGGCCACCTGGCTGCTGATGGGAAAAGCTGTAAATCCTGATAAACCCAACTATGCCGATAACCCGGTAGCCTGGACCTGGAAAACAGCCAATGGTGCCCGTGTGTTTGCTACCACCATGGGACATCCGGAAGATTTTCAGGTGGAATCTTTCCAGCGCTTGGTGATTAATGCCATTCACTGGACACTTAATAAACCAGTACCCGATACATGGAAAGGCAAACTGGATATTAATGTTCCTTACCGGGGTATGACTAAGAATTAA
- a CDS encoding TPM domain-containing protein, protein MKQILVLLFLIFLVKLASAAVPVPTLSGHVNDYAHVLSDETITRLENTLQQHEQSTSNQIVVLTISSLEGQTIEEKANEIFNTWQLGQKDKNNGVLLLVAIEDRKMRIEVGYGLEASLTDAHSARIIRNELVPYFKQFSYDEGITAGVTAIIGAIQGTYSAEDPGFWETLISYEGIPFPEGLLVGGFVMFILLIFTSIAVFTEGGASWFLFLFLLVFYLTFPFAIFGSIIGFTILTLYVGWFISSKLYFATSAGSAWLRKWSAKRANSGSSRSYSSSSGSSYRSSSSSSRSSYSGGGGRSGGGGSSGSW, encoded by the coding sequence ATGAAACAAATTCTTGTATTGCTCTTTCTGATTTTTCTGGTAAAACTAGCTTCTGCCGCCGTTCCTGTACCTACACTAAGCGGACATGTGAACGATTATGCACATGTGCTCTCTGATGAAACCATTACCAGGCTGGAAAATACCTTGCAGCAACATGAGCAAAGCACCTCTAACCAGATTGTTGTACTAACCATTTCCTCTCTGGAAGGGCAAACCATTGAAGAAAAAGCCAACGAAATATTTAATACCTGGCAACTCGGACAAAAAGATAAAAATAATGGCGTACTGCTGCTAGTGGCTATCGAAGATCGAAAAATGCGGATAGAAGTAGGCTATGGCCTGGAAGCTTCCTTAACAGATGCGCATAGTGCACGTATTATCCGCAATGAACTGGTGCCTTATTTCAAACAATTTTCGTATGACGAAGGCATTACGGCAGGGGTTACGGCTATTATTGGCGCTATTCAGGGTACCTATTCTGCCGAAGACCCTGGTTTCTGGGAGACGCTGATCAGTTATGAAGGAATTCCTTTTCCGGAAGGTTTACTCGTTGGTGGCTTTGTGATGTTTATCCTGCTTATTTTTACTAGTATAGCCGTATTTACTGAAGGAGGCGCATCCTGGTTTTTATTCCTTTTTCTGCTTGTATTCTACCTTACTTTCCCTTTCGCCATTTTCGGCTCTATTATCGGATTTACTATTCTGACCTTATATGTAGGATGGTTTATTTCTTCCAAACTCTATTTTGCTACCAGTGCCGGAAGTGCCTGGCTTAGAAAATGGTCGGCAAAACGAGCCAACTCAGGTTCCAGCCGTTCTTATTCCTCCTCATCTGGCAGTTCCTACAGGTCTTCGTCCAGTTCCAGCCGGAGCAGTTATTCGGGGGGTGGCGGACGTTCTGGTGGTGGAGGAAGCAGTGGTTCCTGGTAA
- a CDS encoding arylsulfatase: MKITCSLLILLIIIFTSCQPSKKPDQTTESIETKNKPVNIIFIMADDLGYGDLGVYGQKLVKTPRLDQMAQEGIRFTQYYAGSTVCAPSRCSLMTGKHMGNSYVRGNGGPNTPGRPGDCIPLRPQDSTFVQQLKKAGYVNGMFGKWGLGVAGTNGAPHLKGFDAFLGDLNQKDAHSYTDDTLWTIRNGVTQPVVVDTSQFKTDLTIKAALDFIRQNKDTNFFVYLPVNIPHAELKAPKEAVLPYLDANGKSIFEEVPFINKGSSYRSQAMPRATFAGMVSRMDLYVGQVLDLLRELKLDENTIVFFTSDNGAHKEGGHDPNYFNSSGGLRGIKRDLYEGGVRVPMIVWAPGRVAAGKVSDHIWAHWDIYPTLTQLAGVKINTQMDGISMAPVITGKGEAPSHEYLYWEFGEGVPVQAIRQGNWKLVRFLEKGKPARVELYDLNTDMQETKDLSGQKADVTAQLIKLLDEAHQRAEFPEFRFVENAM, translated from the coding sequence ATGAAAATCACCTGTAGCCTGCTTATTCTGCTGATTATAATATTTACTAGTTGCCAGCCTTCTAAGAAACCTGACCAGACAACAGAAAGCATTGAAACAAAAAACAAACCGGTAAATATTATCTTTATTATGGCCGACGACCTGGGATATGGAGATCTGGGGGTATATGGACAAAAACTAGTGAAAACACCCCGGCTCGACCAGATGGCACAGGAAGGAATCCGGTTTACGCAGTATTATGCCGGCAGCACCGTTTGTGCCCCTTCCCGCTGCTCTCTCATGACTGGCAAACATATGGGAAATTCATATGTTCGTGGTAACGGTGGTCCTAACACTCCGGGTAGACCGGGAGATTGTATTCCTTTACGTCCGCAGGATAGTACCTTTGTACAGCAACTGAAAAAAGCAGGATATGTAAACGGCATGTTCGGCAAATGGGGTTTAGGCGTAGCCGGTACAAACGGTGCCCCTCACTTGAAAGGGTTTGATGCTTTCCTGGGTGACTTAAACCAAAAAGATGCACATTCTTATACAGATGATACTTTATGGACCATCAGAAATGGTGTTACTCAGCCCGTAGTTGTAGATACCAGCCAGTTTAAAACAGATCTTACCATAAAAGCTGCTCTGGATTTTATCAGGCAAAATAAAGACACCAATTTCTTTGTGTATCTGCCGGTTAATATTCCACATGCCGAATTAAAAGCGCCAAAGGAAGCGGTTTTACCCTATCTGGATGCTAACGGAAAAAGTATATTTGAAGAAGTACCCTTTATTAACAAAGGCTCATCTTATAGATCGCAGGCGATGCCAAGGGCTACGTTTGCAGGCATGGTCTCCAGAATGGATTTGTATGTGGGTCAGGTACTAGACTTGTTAAGGGAATTGAAGTTAGATGAAAATACGATTGTATTTTTTACCAGCGACAATGGCGCCCATAAAGAAGGTGGCCATGATCCGAATTATTTCAACAGTAGCGGTGGATTAAGGGGAATCAAACGGGACTTATATGAAGGTGGCGTTAGGGTACCTATGATCGTCTGGGCACCAGGCAGGGTTGCGGCCGGAAAAGTAAGTGACCACATCTGGGCACACTGGGATATTTACCCAACCCTTACACAACTGGCTGGCGTAAAAATTAACACGCAGATGGATGGTATATCTATGGCCCCTGTTATAACTGGCAAAGGAGAAGCCCCTAGCCATGAATATCTGTACTGGGAGTTTGGCGAGGGAGTTCCGGTACAAGCCATCCGTCAGGGCAACTGGAAACTGGTTCGTTTTCTGGAAAAAGGCAAACCAGCCAGGGTTGAACTATATGACCTGAATACTGATATGCAGGAAACAAAAGATCTTTCTGGCCAGAAAGCAGATGTAACAGCCCAGCTTATTAAATTACTTGATGAAGCTCACCAGAGGGCAGAGTTTCCAGAGTTCCGGTTTGTGGAGAATGCGATGTAA
- a CDS encoding helix-turn-helix domain-containing protein, translated as MRYIKKITDKQKQDLEKIHKDSKSYQERNRCQCILLSNQGYQVQKLASIFQVSQLSIYKWFDRFEKTGVVGLKNQKGKGRKPILTTSNATHVEVVENSIEKEKQQLKLAKREIEAKLGTAMSEMTLKRFLKKLTTDGNVSVNG; from the coding sequence ATGCGTTATATCAAGAAGATTACAGACAAGCAAAAACAAGACTTAGAGAAGATTCATAAAGATAGTAAAAGTTATCAGGAACGTAACCGTTGCCAATGTATACTGTTATCCAATCAAGGCTATCAAGTACAGAAGTTAGCAAGCATTTTTCAAGTAAGTCAGTTAAGTATTTATAAGTGGTTTGATCGCTTTGAGAAAACAGGTGTGGTAGGGTTAAAGAACCAAAAAGGGAAAGGCAGAAAACCCATCCTTACTACCAGTAATGCTACCCATGTTGAAGTAGTGGAAAATAGCATAGAGAAAGAAAAACAACAACTTAAATTAGCTAAGCGAGAGATAGAAGCTAAATTAGGCACGGCTATGAGTGAGATGACCTTGAAGCGGTTTTTAAAAAAATTGACTACCGATGGAAACGTTTCCGTAAATGGATAA
- a CDS encoding IS630 family transposase — protein sequence MQNKEAYEQKVKRLHALLYLAQTGSIDLYFGDESGFCLTPCVPYGWIKKGEHAPILSQRSTRINVFGLLSTNNELLTYQKSGSLNADFIIECVEAFSTSISKFTVIVLDNASWHTCGLWEVKKEEWEQKGLYIFLLPKYSPHLNRIERFWKQVKYHWLKAEDYLSVEALKEALYTIFSGLGTYFKLDFKKLEVDENIILNCV from the coding sequence TTGCAAAACAAAGAAGCATATGAGCAGAAAGTCAAGCGATTACATGCTTTGCTTTATTTGGCACAGACAGGCAGTATAGATTTATATTTTGGAGACGAATCAGGGTTTTGCCTTACCCCTTGTGTACCTTATGGATGGATCAAAAAAGGCGAACACGCCCCTATTTTATCCCAAAGAAGTACAAGGATAAATGTATTTGGCTTGTTAAGTACAAATAATGAGTTGCTTACTTATCAGAAAAGTGGGAGTCTAAACGCTGACTTTATCATTGAATGTGTAGAGGCCTTCTCAACATCTATTTCCAAGTTTACTGTCATAGTCTTAGACAACGCCTCCTGGCATACATGTGGCCTATGGGAAGTCAAAAAAGAAGAATGGGAACAGAAAGGATTATACATCTTTTTGCTGCCTAAGTATAGTCCTCATCTTAACAGGATCGAACGATTTTGGAAGCAGGTGAAATATCATTGGCTCAAAGCCGAAGACTATCTGTCTGTAGAAGCACTTAAGGAGGCACTTTATACCATCTTTTCAGGATTGGGTACTTACTTTAAACTTGATTTTAAAAAACTTGAAGTAGATGAAAATATTATACTTAATTGTGTTTAA